The proteins below are encoded in one region of Peribacillus muralis:
- the agaS gene encoding SIS domain-containing protein: MFTLNKEKLVSLGASITTGEIKQQPVLWDETYSLYKKKRVEIQAFLQKLAEQYERIRVIFTGAGTSAYVGDTVTPYLKGKMNEKKWELLNIPTTTLVSNPYEFLKADIPTLLVSFARSGNSPESLAAVELAERIITNFYQLTITCANDGELARRAKGDEDNLLLLMPEKANDQGFAMTGSYSCMTLSALLVFDPLPLEEKESLVQRISQMGESVIGREEDIQKIIDHDFERIIYLGSGCLEGLARESQLKILELTAGKIVTAFDSPLGFRHGPKSFVNGKAVVFVFVSNHPYTRQYDLDLLNELQRDNIANYICAIEVDGKTKYAGNTFLFNCDAQSVPDAYLALPFVMVGQTVSLLASIKVGNTPDTPSPTGTVNRVVKGVTLYEYK, encoded by the coding sequence ATGTTTACACTTAATAAGGAAAAATTAGTATCGTTAGGTGCATCGATTACAACAGGTGAAATCAAGCAACAACCTGTTTTATGGGATGAAACCTATTCATTGTATAAAAAGAAACGTGTAGAAATTCAAGCATTTTTACAAAAATTAGCCGAACAATATGAACGGATTCGTGTCATTTTTACAGGTGCGGGAACTTCTGCCTACGTCGGTGATACGGTTACACCTTATTTAAAAGGGAAAATGAATGAAAAAAAGTGGGAATTACTGAATATCCCAACTACCACTTTGGTGTCTAACCCCTATGAATTTCTAAAAGCTGATATCCCAACCTTGTTGGTTTCATTTGCTCGAAGTGGCAACAGCCCTGAGAGCTTGGCTGCCGTAGAATTAGCGGAGCGTATTATCACTAATTTCTACCAGTTAACGATTACTTGTGCAAATGATGGAGAGCTAGCGAGAAGGGCAAAAGGTGACGAAGATAATCTTTTATTGTTGATGCCCGAAAAAGCGAATGATCAAGGATTTGCTATGACAGGAAGCTACTCATGCATGACGCTATCAGCATTACTCGTTTTTGATCCGCTGCCATTGGAGGAAAAGGAATCACTTGTACAAAGGATTTCTCAAATGGGCGAAAGTGTTATCGGGCGAGAAGAAGATATCCAAAAAATTATCGATCATGATTTTGAAAGGATAATTTATCTTGGATCAGGGTGCTTGGAAGGCTTGGCGAGGGAATCTCAGTTAAAAATATTAGAGCTGACAGCAGGCAAAATCGTAACAGCATTCGATTCCCCATTAGGATTCCGTCATGGACCCAAATCATTTGTCAATGGAAAGGCGGTGGTTTTTGTTTTTGTTTCGAATCATCCTTATACACGTCAATATGATTTGGATCTGTTAAATGAATTGCAGCGTGATAACATTGCTAACTACATCTGTGCCATTGAAGTTGATGGAAAAACCAAATATGCCGGGAACACATTTTTATTTAACTGTGACGCTCAGTCCGTACCTGATGCTTACCTGGCATTACCATTTGTCATGGTTGGGCAAACTGTCTCACTACTTGCTTCCATAAAAGTCGGTAATACACC